From Asterias rubens chromosome 20, eAstRub1.3, whole genome shotgun sequence, one genomic window encodes:
- the LOC117303630 gene encoding radical S-adenosyl methionine domain-containing protein 1, mitochondrial-like isoform X2, translated as MSCQRGQDTDPRKWSQTHQVSILWGRNTKFGPAKNFVCHFGSCFWCGINRVSLGVQALNDKDLQLLGRDHTSDESRKCIEEARRLFPGRVSIDVIFGRPGQRLSTWEKELQEVTQICDNHVSLYQLTLERGTALFKMFEVGAVDFPSEDVTADMYELAVEIMANERLNRYEVSNFAREGFESLHNQSYWDGGQYIGIGPGAHGRFILRNPTAKRIPSVKIQGHDNWNPNQLNLQPVQVNREARIQTLEPEPWMREVLKYGHGTRKRVIQSQLDVLQEYLMVGLRTSKGVTNHRWGQFSNVTSLREVFDGDAVDDFMKGGLIVMDQFGLRATVKGMSLLDSILPHLLIKLQNWFKTVKAD; from the exons ATGTCTTGTCAGAGAGGCCAAGACACTGATCCAAGAAAGTGGAGTCAAACGCATCAAGTCAGTATTCTTTGGGGGAGGAACACCAAGTTTGGCCCAGCCAAAAActttgtctgccattttggaagCTGTTTCTGGTGTG GTATTAACagagtctcacttggtgtgcagGCTTTGAATGATAAGGATCTGCAGTTGCTAGGGAGAGATCATACATCAGATGAATCAAGAAAGTGCATTGAAGAAGCCAGAAGACTCTTTCCAGGACGAGTATCAATCGATGTCATCTTTGGGCGTCCGGGACAGAGACTGTCCACCTGGGAAAAAGAACTACAGGAAGTTACTCAAATATGTGATAACCACGTATCTCTCTACCAACTCACCCTGGAAAGAGGCACAGCTTTATTTAAGATGTTTGAAGTCGGTGCTGTTGACTTCCCTTCTGAGGATGTAACTGCTGATATGTATGAGTTAGCTGTGGAGATAATGGCTAATGAGAGACTGAACAGATATGAGGTGTCTAACTTTGCAAGGGAAGGCTTTGAGAGTCTTCACAATCAATCTTACTGGGATGGGGGTCAGTACATTGGCATTGGACCAGGAGCCCATGGTAGATTTATATTAAGGAATCCTACGGCTAAACGAATACCATCTGTCAAAATACAAGGTCATGATAATTGGAATCCCAACCAGCTTAACCTACAGCCTGTACAGGTAAACCGTGAAGCAAGGATACAAACTCTAGAACCAGAACCGTGGATGCGTGAAGTCCTTAAATACGGACACGGAACAAGGAAACGGGTCATCCAGTCGCAACTTGATGTCCTCCAGGAATATTTGATGGTGGGGTTGAGAACAAGTAAGGGTGTCACAAACCATCGCTGGGGACAGTTTAGTAATGTCACAAGCCTCAGGGAGGTGTTTGATGGGGATGCAGTTGATGATTTTATGAAGGGAGGGCTAATTGTAATGGATCAGTTTGGATTAAGAGCTACAGTAAAAGGAATGTCATTGCTTGATTCTATTTTACCACATCTGTTGATCAAACTGCAAAACTGGTTTAAAACTGTAAAAGCTGATTAA